One window of the Tachypleus tridentatus isolate NWPU-2018 chromosome 10, ASM421037v1, whole genome shotgun sequence genome contains the following:
- the LOC143228200 gene encoding uncharacterized protein LOC143228200: MVSNIENIAVVFVALYLVILPTVDGRMNDHHQVYTWSYSDQFDPIILFRQVGGRGLHLFDLSLDQSLGFRNHKQSSRNEFLNKPNVDGNGFAGQRSAGQVKVYRYSDGVAHSYQYSFDDGGKVSSLISQPARPFVSSSTKDRFVDDNRTHNFPSFGQIYNLGERRPHSTFHIPRSVKDFVTVTPAVTYGPSGLQGQHASRGYRINQMFNDGNVYGYNKAAGYVRTYSTSRSDHLDPTNVQSEIQQILRGITKDFR; the protein is encoded by the exons ATGGTTTCTAACATCGAGAACATTGCTGTC GTATTTGTCGCCTTGTACCTAGTCATACTACCCACAGTGGACGGTAGGATGAATGATCACCATCAGGTTTACACCTGGTCTTACAGCGACCAGTTTGACCCgattattttatttagacaagtTGGTGGTAGAGGATTGCACCTTTTTGACCTTAGCCTTGACCAATCACTTGGATTTAGGAACCATAAGCAATCCAGTCGCAACGAGTTTCTGAACAAACCAAACGTGGACGGTAACGGATTCGCAGGTCAAAGGTCAGCTGGCCAGGTTAAGGTATATCGGTACAGCGATGGAGTAGCCCACTCGTATCAGTATAGCTTTGATGATGGTGGGAAAGTTTCTTCTCTCATCTCTCAACCTGCTCGTCCATTTGTCAGCTCTTCAACAAAAGACCGTTTTGTTGACGATAATCGAACACATAATTTTCCATCATTTGGTCAGATTTATAATTTGGGCGAGAGAAGACCTCATTCTACCTTCCATATACCTCGTTCAGTGAAGGATTTCGTAACAGTGACACCTGCCGTGACCTACGGTCCTTCAGGGCTTCAGGGTCAGCACGCGTCTCGAGGATATCGTATCAATCAGATGTTCAACGACGGAAACGTATATGGCTATAACAAGGCTGCTGGTTACGTCAGAACGTATAGCACTTCCAGGTCAGACCACCTGGATCCCACCAACGTTCAGTCAGAGATTCAACAGATCCTCAGAGGGATCACAAAAGACTTCCGTTAA